The following is a genomic window from Oxyura jamaicensis isolate SHBP4307 breed ruddy duck chromosome 11 unlocalized genomic scaffold, BPBGC_Ojam_1.0 oxy11_random_OJ42278, whole genome shotgun sequence.
ccggggatGTAGTGGGGCGCGCTGTCGCTCTCGATGACCAGGTCGCCCTCCTCGTCGCTTTCAGCCGTGCTGTAGTTGCTCAGGTACTGCGAGGCCGGGCTGGGGGTTTGCTGGCTGGGGGTGCTGTCCGTGGACATGCCCGAGCTGCCCGAGGCCTTGCTGCTGCGGATGACGTTGTTGCGCTGGTTGGCCGGCTTGACGGTGATGATGAGGTTGTGGCTGTTGGCCACCATCATGTCCGTCACCTGGTCCAGGGACTTGCCGGCCACGTCGATGCCATTGACCTCCAGGATCTCGTCGCtcactgccagcagccccgtgcTCTCCGCCAAGCCGCCCTTCACCAGGCGGGAGATGAAGATGCCGGGCACCTTCTCCACACCCTGCGGGGCCACGCGCACGCTGACGCCATCGCGGATGTAGAAGCCTAGCGGCTTGTCGGAGCCGTGCTTGTGGAGCCGCACGCGGCGGTGGGTCTCCGGCAGGATGTCCACGTCGATGATGGAGGAAATCTGACGGAAGTCCTGGGGCATGCCGATGAGGAGATGCGGCTTGGCCCGGTAGTGCGCAGGGCGCAGCAGGCCCTTCTTCTTCCGCTGCAAGGAGTTGGAGGCGAAGACACCGGCATCGGACTCTGCTGCGGGACACAAGGGGGATGCAGTCAGGCAGTGCCCAGCCAGCTGGCACCGTGACCTCCTGGGGACACGGGCAACCACGTGTCCTTGGCCCCAGGTGCCAGAGGAATGGCCGGGAGAAGCACCCTGCTCCCAGGTCTCAGCagctttttctccccagatCATCGCCCCCGGCTCTTCCCACAGCTTGTCTCCTCCAGGCCCATCTCCTCTCCTGGGATTACCCAGCGTACTCACAGCCGGGATTAGTGGGATCGAGGCAGTGATTCAGCCTTAATCACGCTGTAAGCCAAACTCTGCAGCTTAAcactggagctgctggctctaacagcccaggagctggtgcCATGCCCTGGTTTGGGTTTGGGGAGAGGGAATCCAGACTTCAGCACTCCCAATATGACTGGGGGATGTGACAGCACCCAAGTCTCTTGTCCCTGTTGGAGTAGGACCATCACTGGCACCAGATCAGTGCAGCCACAGCCATGTCCCACAGAGCCCTGCCACCCCCGAGGATGGAGACCCCCGCCTCCTGGTGACCCatccctgggctgctgcatccccagccccacaaaCTTCCCAACCCACAATTTCCAGCACTGCCTCTTGTTTCATGGTCTGACACCACCAGACAGGGGTTGGCTCCATCCTCCTCAACCGTGGCCTGGGTGACCACCCTGTGGCTGCTCTGTGGGTCCCGgctcccccatgtcccccctTGTCCGTGTCCCGTGGGTGCCAGGGAACATCCCCTGGGCCCTCTCTGGTTTCTCCCCATCC
Proteins encoded in this region:
- the PARD6A gene encoding partitioning defective 6 homolog alpha; the protein is SAEPVIEVKSKFDAEFRRFAIKRSSVGTFQDFYRLLQSVHQIPRVDVLLGYTDVHGDLLPINNDDNYHKALSSANPLLRVIIQKKAESDAGVFASNSLQRKKKGLLRPAHYRAKPHLLIGMPQDFRQISSIIDVDILPETHRRVRLHKHGSDKPLGFYIRDGVSVRVAPQGVEKVPGIFISRLVKGGLAESTGLLAVSDEILEVNGIDVAGKSLDQVTDMMVANSHNLIITVKPANQRNNVIRSSKASGSSGMSTDSTPSQQTPSPASQYLSNYSTAESDEEGDLVIESDSAPHYIPGGCPNGGPVDGPLPRSVSPHSSRGSLQSLGSHDGSPGRGSVREDGTLLTL